The following proteins come from a genomic window of Vidua chalybeata isolate OUT-0048 chromosome 2, bVidCha1 merged haplotype, whole genome shotgun sequence:
- the ZDHHC23 gene encoding palmitoyltransferase ZDHHC23 → MDEPLCCCEYVDRRGRRNHLAACCCDCEELDDGCDRWLTCKSLPPGALERIADTIADRLRVPWFSGAVKINVSLVPPLVLLPVFLHVAALHFLLGLIILTSLPVVVLWYYYLTHRRKERTLFFLSLGLFSLGYMYYVFLREVVPRGHVEYSQVVTLTCGLILMLAALSRAKKDPGYLPIPAGNEKPSHQGLPNESIRGSSSGLHGVSGAASSRAVNGKAKGYCRMSAEQPAGVKKDWCTKCQLVRPARAGHCRLCGRCVRRLDHHCVWINSCVGEQNHQAFILALSFFTLTSVYGITLTLHTICRGRTPFVALFYCPGAYSDYSSALSFTCVWYCAIVTTGMGYILLIQLLNISYNVTEREARLALRDNTGRRLLGGLVIDTGQYNRGLLCNWGHFLSLQSSPPQHSAEDIV, encoded by the exons ATGGACGAGCCGCTCTGCTGCTGCGAGTACGTGGACCGGCGCGGCCGGCGCAACCACCTGGCGGCGTGCTGCTGCGACTGCGAGGAGCTGGACGACGGCTGCGACAG GTGGCTGACGTGCAAATCCCTGCCCCCGGGAGCGCTGGAGAGGATCGCCGACACTATCGCGGACCGGCTGCGGGTCCCCTGGTTCTCGGGGGCCGTGAAGATCAACGTCAGCCTCGTGCCGCCGCTCGTCCTGCTGCCCGTCTTCCTCCACGTTGCCGCCCTGCACTTCCTGCTGGGGCTCATCATCCTGACGTCCCTGCCCGTCGTGGTGCTGTGGTATTACTATCTCACCCACCGGAGGAAAGAACGGACTCTCTTCTTCTTGAGCCTGGGGCTCTTCTCCTTGGGATATATGTACTATGTGTTTCTCCGGGAGGTGGTTCCCCGGGGCCACGTGGAGTATTCCCAAGTGGTCACTCTCACGTGTGGGTTAATTCTTATGCTTGCAGCCCTGTCTCGAGCCAAGAAGGACCCTGGCTAccttcccatcccagcaggcaaCGAGAAGCCATCGCACCAGGGTTTGCCCAACGAGAGTATTAGAGGGAGCTCTAGTGGGCTCCATGGCGTCTCAGGTGCTGCCAGCAGTCGTGCTGTGAATGGGAAGGCTAAAGGTTATTGCAGGATGTCAGCTGAGCAGCCAGCAGGTGTGAAGAAGGACTGGTGCACTAAATGCCAGCTGGTTAGGCCAGCCCGAGCAGGGCACTGCCGGCTTTGTGGCAGGTGTGTGAGGAGATTGGACCATCACTGTGTCTG GATTAACAGCTGTGTAGGGGAGCAGAACCATCAAGCTTTCATCCTTGCACTCTCCTTCTTCACGCTCACCTCTGTGTATGGGATTACCTTGACCCTGCACACCATCTGTAGGGGCCGAACTCCGTTTGTAGCATTGTTCTACTGCCCCGGGGCCTATTCTGACTACAG ctctgctctgtcgTTCACCTGTGTATGGTACTGTGCCATTGTAACAACTGGCATGGGATACATCCTCCTTATCCAGTTGTTGAACATCAGCTACAACGTGACTGAGAGGGAAGCTCGGCTGGCTCTGCGGGACAACACCGGGCGCAGACTGCTGGGCGGGTTAGTGATAGACACTGGCCAGTATAACAGGGGACTCCTGTGCAACTGGGGCCACTTCCTGAGCCTCCAGTCTTCTCCTCCACAGCACTCTGCTGAGGACATCGTGTGA